A window from Bufo bufo chromosome 1, aBufBuf1.1, whole genome shotgun sequence encodes these proteins:
- the LOC120989585 gene encoding LOW QUALITY PROTEIN: olfactory receptor 1468-like (The sequence of the model RefSeq protein was modified relative to this genomic sequence to represent the inferred CDS: substituted 1 base at 1 genomic stop codon) — MXENNQTVVTEFILLGFQINQYLRISLFCLLFMVYCGTIYGNLLIITLVSISKNLHTPMYFFISQLSISDIVVITDIVPNMLHILLNNVGTITFIDCITQFYFLCASEAFECFLLALMSYDRYVAICNPLRYSTIMTSRHCVMLVVISWLLGFSIILIHIIKTAKLHFCGPNIIDHLFCDIVPLLDLSCSDTFIIHMEIYVMGIPTVLIPAMIIIVTYTYIALAVLRIPSSTGRQKAFSTCSSHLIVVSIFYWTIFSVYVVPTNGLTLSINKVLSLLYTVFTPFINPIIYSLRNKDIKKAVLETLRKSGMNVPN, encoded by the coding sequence ATGTAGGAGAACAATCAGACTGTGGTCACAGAGTTTATCCTTCTAGGATTTCAGATCAACCAATATTTAAGAATATCCCTGTtctgtcttctctttatggtttaCTGTGGGACAATATATGGGAATCTCTTGATTATTACCCTGGTGTCCATCAGCAAGAACCTCCACACTCCAATGTACTTCTTCATCTCACAACTGTCCATCAGTGATATTGTGGTGATCACAGATATTGTCCCCAACATGCTCCACATCCTACTCAATAATGTGGGAACCATTACTTTTATTGATTGCATcactcagttttattttttgtgtgcctCTGAAGCTTTTGAGTGCTTTCTTCTTGCTTTGATGTCTTATGATAGGTATGTGGCAATCTGTAATCCACTTCGGTATTCCACCATCATGACAAGTAGACATTGTGTGATGTTGGTCGTCATCTCTTGGTTGCTTGGATTTTCTATTATTTTGATTCACATCATCAAAACTGCAAAACTACATTTTTGTGGACCAAATATCATTGACCATTTATTCTGTGACATTGTCCCTTTACTAGATCTTTCCTGTTCAGACACCTTCATTATTCATATGGAGATTTATGTTATGGGAATTCCAACTGTGTTAATACCAGCGATGATTATTATAGTGACTTATACTTACATTGCTTTAGCAGTCTTGAGGATCCCATCCAGTACTGGTAGAcagaaagccttctccacctgtagCTCCCACCTCATTGTGGTCTCCATATTTTACTGGACGATATTCAGTGTTTATGTTGTCCCAACAAATGGACTAACACTCTCCATAAATAAAGTCCTCtccctgctatatactgtatttactcCTTTTATAAACCCcattatatacagtctgagaaATAAAGACATTAAGAAAGCTGTACTGGAAACACTTCGGAAGAGTGGGATGAATGTTCCAAATTGA